Genomic DNA from Nomascus leucogenys isolate Asia chromosome 10, Asia_NLE_v1, whole genome shotgun sequence:
CTAGGCGACAATACAGGTGCCCTGGTGGCTGTGAAACAGCTGCAGCACAGTGGCCCAGACCAGCAGAGGGACTTTCAGCGGGAGATTCAGATCCTCAAAGCACTGCACAGTGATTTCATTGTCAAGTATCGTGGTGTCAGCTACGGCCCGGGTGAGCCAGCTCCCGGATGAGTGAACCAAGACGTATGGGTACTTTTCAAAGTGCACATTCTTACCCTCCTGCCAGGCCACTTGAGGTAGGCTGGGAACGTGATTATTGATCCAGATTCACATGGGTTACatgtttgaatcctgactctaccCCTTACCAGTTGTGTAaccttaacttttctgagcctcagtttctccagctgAAAAATGGGTCATTGTGATATTtactttgttattgttgttgttgtttgtttgtttttttgagacggagtctccctctgtcactcaggctggagtgcagtggctcgatctcggctcactgcaacctctgcctcccaagttcaagtgattctcctacctcagcctcccgagtagctgggattacaggagcgtgccaccacacccgcctaatttttgtgtttttagtggagatgggttttcaccatgttggccaggctggtcttgaactcctgacctcaagtgaggcttccaaagtgctgggattacaggcgtgagccactacgcctggccgtGATATATAAACATATCAATGTATGTTGTAGAAAGTACTCAAGAGATATTAGCAATGTGTCATTGTCGCGGTTCCCATATTACAGTCAGCAAAACTGAGGTCGAGAGGGACACAAGGTCCCGCTATGAAAGGGGGGAAGAATGGggggaggagcagggctgggccCTGCTGTGACAGTTCCTGCCTTCTCCAGGCCGCCAGAGCCTGCGGCTAGTCATGGAGTACCTGCCCAGCGGCTGCTTGCGCGACTTCCTGCAGCGGCACCGTGCGCGCCTCGATGCCAACCGCCTCCTTCTCTACTCCTCGCAGATCTGCAAGGTGCGAGGGGGCGCCCCGGGGCTTGTGGGGATTCAGCTGGCTCGGCCTGGGCAGGGGTCTGCTTGGAGGTCGCGGTGAAGGCTGAGGAGTGGAGTTTGGGGTCCAGGTCTCGGGGGTGGTGGAGTTGGCTTAGGGCTCAGGATTAGAACTTCAGTGGAGGATGGCTCGGGGGTAGGGCTAGAGTTGGGGTCTGGGTTGGGGTGCCAGGTCAGGCTTGGGGTGCCTGCCGGATTATCCTGGGATCCTCTCTGCACGCTCACACCGCCCGCCCGCAGGGCATGGAGTACCTGGGCTCCCGCCGCTGCGTGCACCGCGACCTGGCCGCTAGGAACATCCTTGTGGAGAGCGAGGCACACGTCAAGATCGCTGACTTCGGCCTAGCTAAGCTGCTCCCGCTTGACAAAGACTACTACGTGGTCCGCGAGCCGGGCCAGAGCCCCATTTTCTGGTGGGGAACCCGCGCCCAGGCTCCGCCCCTACTCCCCACGGCTCTGGCTCCGCCCCCAGCCATGCCCCCGCCCCCTCCCGCTGCTTTGCTCCCCAGCCTTAGCCCCGCCCTTCCTCTGCTGCAGCTTTGGCTCCTCCCACTCCCCAGAGCCCCGCCCCCTCAAGAGCACTGGCTCCCTCCATCTCCCGCTGCCCGGCTGTCAGCGGCCCCCAGCCTTAGCCCCGCCCTTCTCTAAGCTCTCGCCCCGCCCAAGCTTCAGAGCCCCACCCCTCCAACACCCTGGCTCCGCCCCTCAGGGCTGGCCCCATCTTAGTTCCGCCCTTCCCCCAGTTCTGGCCCCTCCCCCTCCCgcggccccggccccgccccatCTCCGCCCCTCTGTgctggccccgcccccgccccacaGCCTTAGCTCTTCCCAGGCACCTCCCAGGGCTGGAGAATCCACCTATCCCACAGCCAGGGAAACCGAGACCCTGGAGACGGGACCGACCTGTTCACAGTCCCCACCTACCCTGACCAGTTCCCCATCCCAAGGCTACCCTCTCTTCCTGTCCTTTCCCCACCCTCGCATCTCAAGAcctccctgtcccctctccaGGTATGCCCCCGAATCACTCTCGGACAACATCTTCTCTCGCCAGTCAGACGTCTGGAGCTTCGGGGTCGTCCTGTACGAGCTCTTCACCTACTGCGACAAAAGCTGCAGCCCCTCGGCCGTGAGTCGGCTCCCCTGGGCCCccagcctccttctccctccaCGCCCCTCGTGGCCAATCTCCATCCTGTCTGCGCCTGCGTCCCTCTTTAGCATGGGGTCACCTGGTCCCAGCATCATAGGCCCCAGTGGGGAGGACCCTTCCTCACCTTTCTGACCCCTTCACGGTGCAGGCAGCCCCTCCCCGCTCCATCACAGATGGCCCCTCCCCTCACCACGGGtggcccctcccccaccacctacGCTCCTCCCTGGCTCCAGGAGTTCCTGCTAATGATGGGATGTGAGCGGGATGTCCCCGCCCTCTGCCGCCTCCTGGAACTGCTGGAGGAGGGCCAGAGGCTGCCGGCgcctcctgcctgccctgctgAGGTGAGTGCCTCAGGgctagcctcagtttcccagtctGTAGATTGGGCTGGGGTCTCGGGCAAGCCAGCTGGCGCCTGAGTCTCTGTACTGAGAATAAAGGCTAGAGTGTGAGGCTGATGAGGATCCTGGCCCCCACTTGGCTACTCTCTCACTGTGTGGCAAGTCAGAGCActttcagagcctcagtttacccTTTTCCAAAATGAGAATAGTAATGCCTTATAGGGTGAGGGAAGATCAGACTCCTGAACACCTGTGCCTATGAGGGCTCAGCTCAAAGCCGAGCACACAGTCGATGCTCCATAAATGGTGGTGAcgttcatggttttttttttttttctttttttttttttagagatgggggctcactctgttgcccaggctgggcgcaattctagctcactgcagcctccaactcctgagctcaagtgatccccctagtTCAGCGTCTGTAGTGGCAGGggctacaggtgtacaccaccacgcctggctaattgaaaagtaattttttagagatgggagcctcactatattgcccaggctggtcttgaactcgtgggctcaagcgattctcctgcctcagcctcccgaagtgctaggactataggtgtataccaccatgcctggctaatttaaaaataattttggccaggtgcagtggctcacacctgtaatcccagcacttttgaaggctgaggcggtcagatcacctgaggtcaggagttcgaaactagcctggccaacatggtgacaccctgtctctactaaaaatacaaaaattacctgtgtgtggtggtgggtgtctgtgatcccagctacttgggaggctgaggcaggaaaattgcttgaacctgggaggggaaggttgcagtaagccaagatcatgccactgcactccagcctgggcgacagagcgagactccatctcgaaataaataaataaaataaaaataattattttaagagacagggtctccctgtgttgcccaggctggtcctgaactcctgggctcaagcgatcctcctgccttggcctcccaaagtgctgggatttataggcatgagccactgtgcctggctaattaaaaaaaaaaattttttttaagagatggggtctctgtgttgcccaggctggtcttgagctcctggggtcaagtgatcttcctgcctcggcctcccaaagtgctgggattacagacgtgagccaccacatcccacCCTGTCATGGTTTATAATCATATAATCATAACCTTTGTGGAAGTGTCTGACATGCAGTTGGTCATTGATAAATTAATTCGCTCAAgccaaaaacatttattgagtgccaactaTGTGCCAGGACTTGTTGGGTGCTGAAGACCTCGTCCTCCCAGTAACTAGCAAAAGCTGATAAGAacattctaggctgggcacaatggctcatgcctataatcccaacactttgggaggctgaggcagaaggatcactggagcccaggagttcaagaccagcctgggcaacatagtgagaccctgtctctacaaacaatacaagcATGAGccggtgtggtgacatgcacctgtggtttcagctactagggaggctgaggcaggaagattgcttgagcccaggaggtcaaggctgcagtgagccattattgtgccactgcactccagcctggacaacagagtgacaccctgtctcaaaacaaaacaaaacaaaacaaaattgtggTAGTGATAAGTGCCTTGAAAGAGATGAACAGAGGGaaatggtggggtgggggtggtcaAAGAGGGCCTCTTACGGGGCTGATgctggaaggaggaggagccTATGCATGAGTAAAGCCAGGAGAAGAAATTTCCAGTGGAGGACACGGAAGGGACAAAGGCCTTGGGGAGGTAATGAGCTAGGTGCTTTTAAGCACCAGTGCGATGGAGGCAGGTGTGACTGCCTGGAataaatgagggagggagggatggagatgAGCGAAGGAGGGCATCAGGgagaggtggttttttttttttttgagacggggtttcgctcttgttgcccaggctggagtgcaatggcacagtctcggctcaccgcaacttccacctcccaggttcaagcaattctcctgccttagactcccgagtagctaggattacaggctcacgccatcatgcccagataattttttttttttataagttaagatagggtttctccatgttggtcagggtggtctcgaaagGAGAAGAATGTTCTAAAATCCataggggctgggcgcagtggctcacacctgtaatcccagcactttgggaggacgaggcgggtggattacatgaggtcaggagttcaagaccagcctgaccaacatggtgaaaccccgtctgtactaaaaatacaaacttagccaggtgtggtggtgtgtgcatgtaatcccagctacttgggaggctgaggcaggagaatcgctcgaacccaggaggcagaagttgcagtgagccgagatcgcaccactgcattccagcctgggcaacaagagtgaaactttatctcaaataaataaataagtaagatcCATAGGGAGCCATGGGAGGTTTTGGAGCAGAGATGGGATggaatttaatttgtattttaaaactgaatggggcaaggtgcggtggcttatgcctataatcccagcactttgggaggccgagacaggtggatcacctgaggtcaggaatttgagaccaacctggccaacatggtgaaaccccgtctctactaaaaatacaaaattagccaggtgtggtggcacgcgcctataatcccagctactcgggagtctaaggcaggataattgcttgaacccgggaggtggaggttgcagtgagccgagatcatgccattgcactccagcctggacaacagagctagactccatctcaaaaaaacaaaaacgaatacACTGAATGGGAGTTGTGTCCTTCAGACTGCTCAGG
This window encodes:
- the LOC100603367 gene encoding tyrosine-protein kinase JAK3 isoform X6; translated protein: MSEPRRMGRQSLRLVMEYLPSGCLRDFLQRHRARLDANRLLLYSSQICKGMEYLGSRRCVHRDLAARNILVESEAHVKIADFGLAKLLPLDKDYYVVREPGQSPIFWYAPESLSDNIFSRQSDVWSFGVVLYELFTYCDKSCSPSAEFLLMMGCERDVPALCRLLELLEEGQRLPAPPACPAEVPSWGGPGAYKGGPLLAQAPPTAMDPRLPAWALVLLGPALVFALGPAPTPEMREKLCGHRFVRALVRVCGGPRWSMEARRPAAGGDRELLQWLERRHLLHGLVADSNPTLGPGLQPLPQTSHHHRHHRAAATNPARYCCLSGCTQQDLLTLCPY